In one Ornithinimicrobium pratense genomic region, the following are encoded:
- the mutM gene encoding bifunctional DNA-formamidopyrimidine glycosylase/DNA-(apurinic or apyrimidinic site) lyase has product MPELPEVEVVRRGLADHVVGRTITQALLTGERVARRHEAGPADLMARVEGATVLAVDRRGKYLWLVLDPPDDDPHALVVHLGMSGQLLVQDADAPREKHLHACFDFADDGPQLRFVDQRTFGGLALTPLHEDRYGVPLAAQDDPAGHLHGIPEPVLHIAPDPLEPAFDAAGVARRMKAKGVAIKRLLLDQTVVSGIGNIYADEALWRAQVHGLRPASALTKPALGRLLGHASEVMTEALGQGGTSFDALYVNVNGASGYFDRALAVYGQDGLPCPRCGSTVRREQFMNRSSHFCPRCQVRPRGSSPSGSSVSPVSPVSSRSSTRRP; this is encoded by the coding sequence GTGCCTGAGCTGCCTGAGGTCGAGGTCGTCCGCCGCGGCCTGGCCGACCACGTCGTGGGACGCACCATCACCCAGGCCCTGCTCACCGGCGAGCGGGTCGCGCGCCGCCACGAAGCAGGGCCGGCGGACCTGATGGCCCGAGTCGAGGGGGCCACCGTCCTCGCGGTCGACCGCCGCGGCAAGTACCTCTGGCTCGTCCTGGACCCGCCGGATGACGACCCGCACGCCCTCGTCGTCCACCTCGGGATGAGCGGGCAGCTGCTCGTCCAGGACGCGGACGCGCCCCGCGAGAAGCACCTGCACGCCTGCTTCGACTTCGCCGACGACGGACCCCAGCTGCGGTTCGTGGACCAACGCACCTTCGGTGGTCTGGCGCTCACACCCTTGCACGAGGACCGGTATGGGGTGCCGCTGGCCGCGCAGGACGACCCCGCGGGGCACCTGCACGGCATACCGGAGCCGGTGCTGCACATCGCCCCGGACCCGCTGGAGCCCGCTTTCGACGCCGCGGGCGTCGCGCGCCGGATGAAGGCCAAGGGCGTCGCGATCAAGCGGCTCCTGCTGGACCAGACGGTGGTCAGCGGTATCGGCAACATCTACGCCGACGAGGCGCTGTGGCGGGCGCAGGTGCACGGGCTGCGGCCGGCCTCGGCGCTGACCAAGCCGGCTCTAGGTCGGCTGCTGGGCCACGCGAGCGAGGTGATGACCGAGGCGCTTGGCCAGGGCGGGACCAGCTTCGACGCCCTCTACGTCAACGTCAACGGGGCCAGCGGCTACTTCGACCGGGCCCTGGCCGTCTACGGGCAGGACGGGCTGCCCTGCCCCCGATGCGGGTCCACAGTGCGGCGCGAGCAGTTCATGAACCGCTCCTCCCACTTCTGTCCCCGCTGTCAGGTGCGCCCGCGCGGGTCCTCCCCGTCGGGGTCCTCAGTGTCCCCTGTGTCCCCTGTGTCCTCGAGGTCTTCGACCCGGCGACCCTGA
- the rnc gene encoding ribonuclease III: protein MRPVAELNDRLQTIVGQRCDAALLLRALTHRSYSYENGGQPHNERLEFLGDSVLGVVVTDTLYRDNPDLPEGQLAKLRAAVVNSRALAEVAQVLDLGDYVLLGKGEEATGGRGKASILADCVEAVIGCVYLSAGVGPAADLVHHLLDPLLRRSASLGAALDWKTSLQEVTSAGEMGPPEYRVEHEGPDHDKTFTARAIVNGEVVGTGTGRSKKRAEQEAAEAGWRLLTARAAKVVDAEPATRA from the coding sequence ATGCGCCCCGTCGCCGAGCTCAACGACCGTCTGCAGACGATCGTGGGTCAACGGTGTGACGCGGCGCTGCTTCTGCGTGCCCTGACGCACCGCTCGTACTCCTATGAGAACGGCGGCCAACCGCACAACGAGCGCCTCGAGTTCCTCGGAGACTCCGTCCTGGGGGTGGTCGTCACCGACACGCTCTACCGGGACAACCCGGACCTGCCCGAGGGGCAGCTGGCCAAGCTGCGCGCCGCCGTCGTCAACTCCCGGGCCCTCGCCGAGGTCGCCCAGGTCCTCGACCTGGGCGACTACGTGCTGCTCGGCAAAGGGGAGGAGGCCACCGGCGGACGAGGCAAGGCATCGATCCTGGCCGACTGCGTCGAAGCCGTCATCGGCTGCGTCTATCTCTCGGCCGGGGTGGGTCCCGCCGCCGACCTCGTGCACCACCTGCTGGACCCGCTCCTGCGCCGCAGTGCCAGCCTGGGCGCCGCGCTGGACTGGAAGACCTCCCTGCAGGAGGTCACCTCGGCGGGGGAGATGGGCCCGCCGGAGTATCGGGTCGAGCACGAGGGCCCTGACCACGACAAGACCTTCACCGCACGGGCGATCGTCAACGGAGAGGTCGTCGGCACCGGGACCGGCCGCTCGAAGAAGCGTGCCGAGCAGGAGGCCGCCGAGGCCGGCTGGCGTCTGCTGACCGCGCGGGCCGCCAAGGTCGTCGACGCGGAGCCCGCCACCCGTGCCTGA
- the rpmF gene encoding 50S ribosomal protein L32 produces the protein MAVPKRKMSRSNTRHRRSQWKAAPITLSTCPQCQAVRTPHQACPSCGSYNGRHYGAAERTEHQG, from the coding sequence GTGGCCGTTCCCAAGCGGAAGATGTCCCGCAGCAACACCCGGCACCGCCGCTCGCAGTGGAAGGCCGCGCCCATCACGCTGTCGACCTGCCCCCAGTGCCAGGCCGTGCGCACCCCGCACCAGGCCTGCCCCTCCTGCGGCTCCTACAACGGCCGGCACTACGGTGCCGCCGAGCGCACCGAGCACCAGGGCTGA
- a CDS encoding YceD family protein: MAAQQTEQGWVFDTRDLVRRPGTMLEFSRRVDVSEPLGTDVIAVPAGQQVALELRMESVVEGVLATGSAQATAVGECVRCLEPIEQQLDVAFQELFAYPDRAAHHQKVAGKDQEDMDEEERELDDDQMDLEETIRDAVVTSLPFQPVCREDCPGLCSECGARLADDPEHHHDVIDPRWAALAELASPSDDDDEKRI, from the coding sequence ATGGCTGCGCAGCAGACGGAGCAGGGCTGGGTGTTCGACACCCGCGACCTGGTCCGCCGGCCCGGCACCATGCTCGAGTTCTCGCGCCGCGTGGACGTGTCGGAGCCCCTGGGCACCGACGTCATCGCCGTCCCGGCCGGCCAACAGGTCGCCCTGGAGCTGCGGATGGAGTCGGTCGTTGAAGGGGTGCTGGCGACGGGGTCGGCCCAGGCCACGGCGGTCGGGGAATGCGTGCGGTGCCTGGAGCCGATCGAGCAGCAGCTCGACGTGGCCTTTCAGGAGCTGTTCGCTTATCCGGATCGCGCCGCCCACCACCAGAAGGTGGCCGGCAAGGACCAGGAGGACATGGACGAGGAGGAGCGCGAGCTCGACGATGACCAGATGGATCTCGAGGAGACCATCCGGGACGCCGTCGTCACCTCGTTGCCCTTCCAGCCGGTGTGCCGGGAAGACTGTCCGGGCCTGTGCTCAGAGTGTGGAGCTAGGCTCGCGGACGACCCGGAGCACCACCATGACGTGATCGACCCCCGGTGGGCGGCACTGGCCGAGCTGGCCAGCCCGTCCGACGACGACGACGAGAAGAGGATCTGA
- the coaD gene encoding pantetheine-phosphate adenylyltransferase gives MTPTRRCVCPGSFDPVTHGHLDIIARATTLFEEVVVAILHNPAKRGTFEVPRRVAMVQQALPQELADRVRVESFGGQLLVDVCRQVDAGAIVKGLRGGTDFAYELPMALMNKHLTGVETVFLAGDPSLEHVSSSLVKEVHQYGGDVSALVPAEVLAALDELG, from the coding sequence ATGACGCCCACCCGCCGCTGCGTGTGCCCCGGCTCCTTCGACCCGGTGACCCACGGACACCTGGACATCATCGCCCGCGCCACTACCCTCTTCGAGGAGGTCGTGGTCGCGATCCTGCACAACCCGGCCAAACGGGGGACCTTCGAGGTGCCCCGGCGGGTGGCGATGGTGCAGCAGGCGCTGCCGCAGGAGCTGGCCGACCGGGTGCGGGTCGAGTCCTTCGGCGGGCAGCTGCTCGTCGACGTCTGCCGCCAGGTGGACGCCGGGGCGATCGTCAAGGGCCTGCGGGGCGGGACCGACTTTGCCTACGAGCTGCCGATGGCGCTGATGAACAAGCACCTCACCGGCGTGGAGACCGTTTTCCTGGCCGGCGACCCGTCCCTGGAGCACGTCTCGAGCTCGCTGGTCAAGGAGGTCCACCAGTACGGCGGGGACGTCTCCGCGCTGGTGCCGGCCGAAGTGCTGGCGGCGCTCGATGAGCTGGGCTGA
- a CDS encoding hemerythrin domain-containing protein, producing MTAYPIPRPVSGDVVDLILDDHRLFETLMRELRDSTADRDAARSALAAVIVAHGEAEEQQVYPRLRRKDAIDAEEAEHGEEEHAEINEALLTLLECKGTGTQKFDDAVEALNEVLQHHITEEELSILNPAREEVSEQDRRDLGAIFLEIRGKHLDAGVTVETVRALVGEAHREGVLPADAGE from the coding sequence GTGACTGCATACCCCATCCCTCGGCCCGTGTCCGGTGACGTCGTCGACCTCATCCTGGATGACCACCGCCTGTTCGAGACGCTGATGCGCGAGCTGCGCGACAGCACCGCCGACCGGGACGCTGCCCGTTCGGCGCTGGCCGCCGTCATCGTCGCGCACGGCGAGGCCGAGGAGCAGCAGGTCTACCCGCGGCTGCGTCGCAAGGACGCCATCGACGCCGAGGAGGCCGAGCACGGCGAGGAGGAGCACGCCGAGATCAACGAGGCGCTGCTGACCCTCCTGGAGTGCAAGGGCACCGGCACCCAGAAGTTCGACGACGCCGTCGAGGCGCTGAACGAGGTCCTCCAGCACCACATCACCGAGGAGGAGCTGAGCATTCTCAACCCCGCCCGCGAGGAGGTCTCCGAGCAGGACCGGCGCGACCTGGGCGCGATCTTCCTGGAGATCCGCGGCAAGCACCTGGACGCCGGCGTGACCGTGGAGACGGTGCGCGCGCTGGTCGGCGAGGCCCACCGGGAAGGGGTCCTCCCCGCCGACGCGGGTGAGTGA
- the rsmD gene encoding 16S rRNA (guanine(966)-N(2))-methyltransferase RsmD: MTRIIAGTAGGRTIRTPRGRDTRPTTDRVREALFSRVEALLDLDGARVLDLYAGSGALGLEALSRGAQALLAVERHRPTARLVEQNADLLGFAGQVGVHAGGVERLLALGPDGAVYDLVLADPPYPLGEEELTRTLQALVLHGWLAPDALIVVERSSRSPRPTWPPGLEHLDTRAYGEAALHLAEPIAPGDGAAG; this comes from the coding sequence GTGACCCGCATCATCGCCGGCACCGCCGGCGGACGCACCATCCGGACGCCGCGCGGCCGGGACACCCGGCCGACCACCGACCGGGTCCGCGAGGCGCTCTTCTCCCGGGTCGAGGCGCTGCTGGACCTGGACGGCGCACGGGTGCTGGACCTCTATGCCGGGTCCGGGGCGCTAGGTCTGGAGGCGCTGTCCCGGGGCGCTCAGGCCCTGCTGGCGGTCGAGCGACACCGGCCCACCGCCCGGCTGGTGGAGCAGAACGCCGACCTGCTCGGCTTCGCCGGGCAGGTCGGGGTCCACGCAGGCGGTGTCGAGCGGCTGCTGGCCTTGGGACCCGACGGTGCCGTCTACGACCTCGTGCTGGCCGACCCGCCCTACCCGCTGGGGGAGGAGGAGCTGACCCGGACCCTGCAGGCCCTCGTGCTGCACGGGTGGCTGGCCCCCGATGCGCTGATCGTCGTCGAGCGCAGCTCGCGCTCGCCGCGACCCACCTGGCCGCCGGGCCTGGAGCACCTCGACACGCGCGCCTACGGCGAGGCGGCCCTGCACCTCGCCGAACCGATCGCCCCTGGTGACGGCGCCGCCGGCTGA
- a CDS encoding ATP-dependent DNA helicase RecG yields the protein MVDLQPAGEADPRDRPLKQLVGKTADVLKRTRGLSTVGDLLDWLPRTYLDPARPEAFAGLPHGEDVVIVGTVRSARTHQMRNRRGRRLVVDVEDDTGATLQLTFFKPYGHEDRLRPGVRVVCSGQIGDYRGTLQLTHPDYAPIRDEGDSGKWLLGGLVPVYTATKGLSPIVHGDSLDIVLHALTWLPDPVPAHVRDQVGLPGLLEAYQLVHRPESEADHRRGRWRLKFQEAFVVQAQLARARRSADAVPATPRAPHPGGLVDALRERLPYTLTAGQEEVLADVLADLGHSSPMHRLLQGEVGSGKTVLALLAMLTVVDSGGQAALLAPTEVLAAQHHRSMLELLGPIAEGGMLGGMEGGTRVALLTGSQGAAERKANLLAAASGEAGIVVGTHALIQDKVSFAELGLVVVDEQHRFGVEQRDALRAKADGGAPHVLVMTATPIPRTVAMTVYGDMTTSTLRELPRGRQPITSHVVPGDAPAWVERTWRRVAEEVQAGGQVYVVCPRIGEPDDPDLPAAHDLGPGAPIAAASALPAPAAAAGAGTDAGVGSSTAAGASAASTDVGSDAQLHGVHQVARSLRSLAVTRDLVIAELHGRMVAEDKDGIMRAFGEGRIDVLVSTTVIEVGVDVPNATMMIVLDADRFGISQLHQLRGRVGRGGKPGLCLLVTQGEGVDPATLQRLQAVAATTDGFELARLDLETRREGDVLGASQSGGRSGLRLLRLARDEELIVQAHDLAWATVGADPELERHPDLAAELQRLDEERAAFLERG from the coding sequence ATGGTCGACCTGCAGCCGGCCGGGGAAGCCGATCCCCGCGACCGCCCGCTGAAGCAGCTGGTCGGCAAGACCGCCGACGTGCTGAAGCGCACCCGGGGCCTGAGCACCGTGGGTGACCTGCTCGACTGGCTGCCCCGCACCTACCTCGACCCGGCCCGGCCCGAGGCCTTCGCAGGCCTGCCGCACGGCGAGGACGTCGTCATCGTCGGCACCGTGCGCTCCGCGCGCACCCACCAGATGCGCAACCGGCGTGGCCGCCGACTGGTCGTCGACGTCGAGGACGACACCGGCGCCACCCTCCAGCTGACCTTCTTCAAGCCCTATGGGCACGAGGACCGGCTGCGCCCCGGCGTCCGGGTGGTCTGCTCGGGACAGATCGGCGACTACCGGGGGACCCTGCAGCTGACCCACCCGGACTACGCCCCGATCCGGGACGAGGGGGACTCCGGGAAGTGGCTGCTGGGCGGGCTGGTGCCCGTGTACACGGCGACCAAAGGGCTCTCGCCCATCGTCCATGGGGACAGCCTGGACATTGTCCTGCATGCCCTGACCTGGCTGCCCGACCCCGTCCCTGCGCACGTCCGGGACCAGGTGGGGCTGCCCGGGTTGCTCGAGGCATACCAGCTGGTGCACCGCCCGGAGTCCGAGGCCGACCACCGCAGGGGCCGGTGGCGGCTGAAGTTCCAGGAGGCGTTCGTGGTGCAGGCGCAGCTGGCCCGGGCGCGGCGCTCCGCCGACGCGGTGCCGGCTACCCCCCGGGCGCCGCACCCGGGGGGTCTGGTGGACGCCTTGCGGGAGCGGCTGCCCTACACCCTCACTGCCGGCCAGGAAGAGGTGCTGGCCGACGTGCTCGCGGACCTAGGCCATAGCAGCCCTATGCACCGGCTGCTGCAGGGGGAGGTCGGCTCCGGCAAGACGGTGCTGGCGCTGCTGGCCATGCTCACGGTGGTCGACTCAGGTGGGCAGGCGGCGCTGTTGGCCCCCACGGAGGTGCTCGCGGCACAGCACCACCGCTCGATGCTGGAGCTGCTGGGCCCCATCGCCGAGGGCGGGATGCTCGGCGGGATGGAGGGCGGCACCCGGGTGGCCCTGCTCACCGGCAGCCAGGGCGCTGCCGAGCGCAAGGCCAACCTGCTGGCTGCCGCCTCCGGCGAGGCCGGGATCGTCGTCGGGACCCACGCCCTCATCCAGGACAAGGTTTCCTTCGCCGAGCTCGGCCTGGTCGTGGTGGACGAGCAGCACCGCTTCGGGGTCGAGCAGCGGGACGCGCTGCGGGCCAAGGCGGACGGCGGCGCGCCGCATGTGCTGGTGATGACGGCCACCCCCATCCCGCGGACCGTGGCGATGACGGTCTACGGCGACATGACGACCTCGACGCTGCGCGAGCTGCCGCGCGGCCGCCAGCCGATCACCAGCCATGTGGTCCCGGGGGACGCCCCGGCGTGGGTGGAACGGACCTGGAGGCGGGTCGCCGAGGAGGTCCAGGCGGGAGGTCAGGTGTATGTCGTCTGCCCCCGGATCGGGGAGCCCGACGACCCGGACCTCCCGGCCGCCCACGACCTGGGCCCCGGGGCACCGATCGCGGCCGCGAGCGCTTTGCCCGCGCCCGCAGCTGCAGCCGGCGCAGGGACCGACGCGGGAGTCGGCTCCAGCACGGCAGCCGGCGCCAGCGCGGCATCCACTGACGTGGGCTCGGACGCCCAGCTGCACGGCGTGCACCAGGTGGCCCGGTCGCTACGCTCGCTCGCGGTCACCCGCGACCTCGTCATCGCCGAGCTGCACGGGCGGATGGTCGCCGAGGACAAGGACGGCATCATGCGAGCCTTCGGCGAGGGCCGGATCGACGTGCTCGTCTCCACCACGGTCATCGAGGTCGGGGTGGACGTGCCCAACGCGACGATGATGATCGTGTTGGACGCAGACCGGTTCGGGATCTCCCAGCTGCACCAGCTGCGCGGCCGGGTGGGGCGGGGTGGCAAGCCGGGCCTGTGCCTGCTGGTCACCCAGGGCGAGGGGGTCGACCCCGCTACGCTGCAGCGGTTGCAGGCGGTCGCGGCGACGACCGACGGCTTCGAGCTGGCCCGGCTGGACCTGGAGACCCGTCGAGAGGGCGACGTGCTCGGCGCCAGCCAGAGCGGGGGCCGCAGCGGGCTGCGCTTGCTGCGGCTGGCCCGCGACGAGGAGCTCATCGTGCAGGCGCACGACCTGGCCTGGGCCACCGTGGGAGCCGACCCCGAGCTGGAGCGACACCCCGACCTGGCAGCCGAGCTGCAGCGCCTGGACGAGGAGCGCGCGGCCTTCCTGGAGCGGGGGTGA
- a CDS encoding DAK2 domain-containing protein gives MPRPVLDLVTARRWAMTARLLLGAARERIDALNVFPVADGDTGTNMYLTIDGALDYVRGQFELGAGTDRLKDGMTLISRGMLLAARGNSGIILSQLTRGLAEAVDPDVAHAGPDDVAAAFEAAARTAWDALASPVEGTILSVARAAAEGARAAVERGRPVDGESPLEVADVVTEALDAAREALARTPEQLPVLAASGVVDAGGAGLVLAIEALESVLHDRPPGAGQEVPAWWALALQEAGGRVESRARRAPAGATGSDEAWGQETGGDGTGSDDQCAAASGVHHGGEPDGAVEVMYLLTGSDPERAGRLRTNLAQVGTSVVVAGGPEEFRVHVHLDDPAVAVEAGSLAGSVTKVALTSLHDGHTQPGAQTEDAGSGLAVIACALGDGVCALFASSGAIVVSGGPRRRASAGQLLAAVLASRAPRVVVLPNDPDTAMVALAAADEARMLGVEVDVVPTRSLVEGIAAMAVLDPEGEPDSVVEGMREAAAAVRAGALTRAERAAQTPVGPCAQGQWLGILGRERIVAVDDAVLPVARALVDLLWRDDVEVVTVLLGAAADDDASAAVAQAVQDRTAALGERGEQIEVVTLRGDQPTYPVLLGVE, from the coding sequence GTGCCCCGTCCCGTCCTTGACCTTGTCACCGCCCGCCGCTGGGCGATGACGGCGCGCCTGCTGCTGGGCGCGGCACGGGAGCGGATCGACGCGCTCAACGTCTTCCCCGTGGCTGACGGCGACACCGGCACCAATATGTACCTGACTATCGACGGCGCCCTGGACTACGTCCGTGGGCAGTTCGAGCTGGGGGCCGGCACCGACCGGCTCAAGGACGGTATGACGCTCATCTCGCGGGGGATGCTGCTGGCGGCCCGCGGCAACTCCGGGATCATCCTGTCGCAGCTGACCCGCGGCCTGGCCGAGGCCGTCGACCCCGACGTCGCGCACGCTGGTCCGGACGATGTGGCAGCCGCCTTCGAGGCGGCTGCCCGCACCGCCTGGGACGCTCTCGCCTCCCCCGTCGAGGGCACCATCCTCAGCGTGGCGCGAGCCGCTGCGGAAGGGGCCCGCGCCGCCGTCGAGCGCGGCCGTCCGGTGGACGGCGAGTCGCCGCTGGAGGTCGCCGACGTGGTCACCGAAGCCCTGGACGCCGCCCGGGAGGCCCTGGCGCGCACGCCGGAGCAACTGCCAGTGCTGGCCGCGTCCGGCGTCGTGGACGCCGGGGGTGCCGGGCTCGTCTTGGCCATCGAGGCGCTGGAGTCGGTCCTGCACGACCGGCCCCCGGGGGCCGGCCAGGAGGTCCCCGCGTGGTGGGCCCTGGCCCTGCAGGAGGCCGGTGGGCGGGTCGAGAGCCGGGCGCGAAGGGCCCCGGCCGGCGCCACCGGGAGCGACGAGGCTTGGGGTCAGGAGACCGGGGGCGACGGGACCGGGAGCGATGATCAATGCGCCGCCGCCAGCGGTGTCCACCACGGCGGTGAGCCGGACGGGGCGGTCGAGGTGATGTACCTGCTGACCGGGAGCGACCCCGAGCGCGCCGGACGGTTACGCACCAACCTGGCCCAGGTCGGCACCTCGGTGGTCGTGGCGGGGGGCCCAGAGGAGTTCCGCGTGCACGTCCACCTCGACGACCCCGCGGTCGCGGTGGAGGCGGGCAGCCTGGCCGGGTCGGTCACCAAGGTCGCCCTGACCTCCCTGCACGACGGCCACACCCAGCCGGGCGCGCAGACCGAGGACGCAGGCAGCGGTCTGGCGGTCATCGCCTGTGCCCTGGGCGACGGCGTCTGCGCGCTCTTCGCCAGTTCGGGTGCCATCGTCGTCTCCGGCGGTCCTCGCCGGCGAGCCTCCGCCGGACAGCTGCTCGCCGCCGTCCTGGCTAGCCGCGCGCCACGGGTCGTCGTGCTGCCCAACGACCCCGACACCGCCATGGTCGCCCTGGCCGCCGCCGACGAGGCCCGAATGCTCGGCGTCGAGGTCGACGTGGTGCCCACCCGGTCCCTCGTCGAGGGGATCGCGGCGATGGCCGTGCTGGACCCGGAAGGCGAGCCTGACTCTGTCGTGGAGGGGATGCGTGAGGCCGCCGCTGCCGTCCGCGCCGGCGCGCTGACCCGTGCCGAACGGGCTGCCCAGACTCCCGTCGGGCCATGCGCGCAGGGCCAGTGGCTGGGGATCTTGGGCCGGGAGCGCATCGTCGCGGTCGACGATGCCGTGCTGCCGGTTGCTCGCGCCCTGGTCGACCTGCTGTGGCGCGACGACGTCGAGGTGGTGACCGTGCTGCTCGGTGCCGCCGCCGATGACGACGCCAGCGCGGCTGTGGCCCAGGCGGTGCAGGACCGGACCGCCGCCCTGGGGGAGCGGGGGGAGCAGATCGAGGTGGTGACCTTGCGCGGGGACCAGCCCACCTACCCCGTCCTGCTCGGGGTCGAGTGA
- the rpmB gene encoding 50S ribosomal protein L28: MASTCDVCGKRPSFGHSISHSHRRTKRRWNPNIQRVRAMVGATPKRLNVCTSCLKAGKVTR; this comes from the coding sequence GTGGCTTCCACGTGCGACGTCTGCGGCAAGCGACCGAGCTTCGGTCACAGCATCTCTCACTCGCACCGCCGCACCAAGCGTCGGTGGAACCCCAACATCCAGCGCGTGCGCGCCATGGTTGGCGCGACCCCCAAGCGCCTCAACGTGTGCACCTCCTGCCTGAAGGCCGGGAAGGTCACTCGCTGA
- the thiL gene encoding thiamine-phosphate kinase, which produces MSPRRSPGMPSPGPTLGEVGESGVLEQVFAALEGSPSAGVQVGPGDDTALLKVRRGALLATTDTMVRGPDWRDDWSTAFDVGVKAVTQNLADLAAMGGTGTGLLVTLVAERSLPLAWARELTEGLAWGCTRAGVPVLGGDLNGAGDEVVMVSITALGELGEDVQKPVLRSGARAGDVVAVSGPLGRSAAGLALLLEHGEDAGSVAPGDLVAELLAHHLRPLTDLTQGPAAARLGATAMIDVSDGLVRDGDRVARASGVVLELAKEAVAALADRLAPAVGGSALGCVLGGGEEHELLACFPGEPPAGWTVLGRVIDLPAGGAPGVVLGGSCLDPRTGGWDHFGG; this is translated from the coding sequence GTGAGCCCACGACGATCACCCGGTATGCCGTCCCCCGGCCCGACCCTCGGCGAGGTGGGGGAGTCCGGGGTCCTGGAGCAGGTGTTCGCCGCACTGGAGGGCAGCCCGAGCGCCGGCGTCCAGGTGGGGCCCGGTGATGACACCGCACTGCTGAAGGTGCGGCGCGGTGCCCTGCTGGCGACCACCGACACCATGGTTCGCGGCCCGGACTGGCGGGACGACTGGTCCACCGCGTTCGACGTCGGGGTCAAGGCGGTCACCCAGAACCTGGCCGATCTGGCTGCCATGGGCGGGACCGGCACCGGCCTGTTGGTCACCCTCGTCGCCGAGCGGTCGCTGCCGCTGGCCTGGGCGCGCGAGCTCACCGAGGGGCTGGCCTGGGGCTGCACCCGCGCCGGGGTCCCGGTGCTCGGTGGGGACCTCAACGGCGCCGGGGACGAGGTGGTGATGGTGTCCATCACCGCGCTCGGGGAGCTGGGGGAGGACGTGCAGAAGCCGGTGCTGCGCTCGGGCGCTCGCGCGGGTGACGTCGTGGCCGTCTCCGGCCCCCTGGGCCGCTCAGCGGCCGGACTGGCGCTGCTGCTGGAGCACGGCGAGGACGCGGGGTCTGTGGCGCCCGGGGACCTCGTCGCCGAGCTGCTCGCCCACCACCTGCGACCGCTGACCGACTTGACGCAGGGGCCCGCGGCGGCCCGGTTGGGCGCCACCGCGATGATCGACGTTTCCGACGGTCTGGTCAGGGACGGCGACCGCGTCGCGCGCGCCAGCGGCGTGGTGTTGGAGCTGGCGAAAGAGGCGGTGGCGGCACTTGCCGACCGGCTCGCCCCTGCTGTGGGCGGCTCAGCGCTCGGCTGCGTCCTGGGCGGGGGAGAGGAGCACGAGCTGCTCGCTTGCTTCCCGGGGGAGCCACCGGCGGGGTGGACCGTGCTGGGCCGGGTCATTGACCTGCCCGCCGGCGGGGCGCCCGGTGTCGTCCTGGGTGGGTCTTGCCTGGACCCCCGCACCGGCGGGTGGGACCACTTCGGCGGCTGA
- a CDS encoding Lrp/AsnC ligand binding domain-containing protein, which yields MIKAYILVQTEVGSSAQVTHAMSEIPGVVSADTVAGPYDVVAVVQAPTVSELGKEVISRVQAIPRITRTTTCTVVDL from the coding sequence GTGATCAAGGCCTACATCCTGGTGCAGACCGAGGTCGGGTCCTCGGCGCAGGTGACCCACGCCATGAGCGAGATCCCGGGGGTGGTCTCCGCTGACACGGTCGCGGGCCCCTACGACGTGGTGGCGGTCGTCCAGGCCCCCACCGTCAGCGAGCTCGGCAAGGAGGTCATCTCCCGGGTGCAGGCCATCCCCCGCATCACCCGCACCACCACATGCACGGTCGTCGACCTCTGA
- a CDS encoding DUF3515 family protein: protein MHGRRPLRRTPGAGRPALVAVLCAGVALLAGACGDGAVRAVPFDAADSPACLAVADHWPTTVGPHEPRVTAVQSRGVAAWGDPPIVARCGKQPPGPTTEQCLDVNGVDWVLTELDDGAMFTTYGRDPAIEVLVPDTHESAPLLLPVFGAAAEQVPQTMGRCTAVGD, encoded by the coding sequence ATGCACGGTCGTCGACCTCTGAGGCGCACGCCAGGAGCCGGGCGACCCGCTCTCGTCGCGGTCCTCTGCGCCGGCGTAGCGCTGCTGGCTGGCGCGTGCGGGGACGGCGCGGTTCGTGCGGTGCCGTTCGACGCTGCGGACTCTCCCGCCTGCCTGGCCGTCGCCGACCACTGGCCGACCACGGTGGGGCCCCACGAGCCGCGGGTCACCGCCGTCCAGAGCCGGGGGGTCGCTGCCTGGGGGGATCCCCCGATCGTGGCGCGTTGCGGTAAGCAACCGCCCGGGCCGACCACCGAGCAGTGCCTGGACGTCAACGGGGTGGACTGGGTCCTCACCGAGCTGGACGACGGGGCCATGTTCACCACCTACGGCCGTGACCCGGCCATCGAGGTGCTGGTGCCGGACACCCATGAGTCGGCCCCGCTCCTGCTGCCCGTCTTCGGCGCCGCGGCCGAGCAGGTCCCGCAGACCATGGGCCGGTGCACGGCGGTAGGCGACTGA